In Ascochyta rabiei chromosome 2, complete sequence, one genomic interval encodes:
- a CDS encoding Sterol 14-alpha-demethylase has product MALLDVIGCVFRSPTSLLLFTAALVSLFVIVHTFFIRRLPTDAPNAASDNYPVTGPWGFWTERWEWYRRRRDQSTTGNFSFHAGPNTIVALAGEESRKLFFESRELGFAEGYAILFGVAPATEKYDSEQRAEEDISNHFSRRLAALLKNDQFRRKLSTLTSDMQEAINAIKNDPSGRTNPFESIYRAVFQLTMRVVGAHEIADNPKLLEETLNLFEYIEASTTATSIILPKFPSPAVLKRTYAGARLYMIIENIVKRRAASDEKHDDALQYLLDQGDRTHKIVEFIVGALFAGLLNSGINAAWVLCYLATSAEWLTKARDEVCAVAAKYARNPTAPLRYQLDDVPLEAWETDFPIVDLCLKDSIRINLLGTAFRKNISGQPLPTGKGMEVIPPNAVVTYATADVHQDPSIYPNPEVWDPARYLPGREEDKKVPHAWLGWGVGRHPCAGMRFAKLEQNIITAYFLASFDFSLENESGKTLSVPPKVDQNGHSASKPKNPPYLRVSSREK; this is encoded by the coding sequence ATGGCTCTCCTCGATGTCATCGGTTGTGTATTCAGGTCACCGACATCACTACTTCTCTTCACAGCGGCGCTTGTGTCCCTCTTCGTCATTGTACATACTTTCTTCATACGCAGGCTACCAACTGATGCGCCCAATGCTGCCAGCGATAACTACCCTGTCACAGGTCCCTGGGGATTCTGGACGGAGCGCTGGGAATGGTATCGCCGGCGACGCGACCAGTCGACGACAGGCAACTTCTCTTTCCATGCAGGACCGAACACTATCGTAGCTCTGGCCGGAGAAGAGAGCCGCAAGCTGTTCTTTGAGTCGCGCGAACTTGGCTTTGCAGAGGGTTACGCGATACTATTTGGCGTGGCTCCAGCGACCGAAAAGTACGACAGCGAGCAGCGCGCAGAAGAAGATATCTCGAATCACTTCAGTCGCCGCCTGGCTGCGCTCTTGAAAAACGACCAATTTCGCCGCAAGCTGTCGACGCTTACCTCAGACATGCAAGAGGCCATCAATGCTATCAAAAACGACCCCAGCGGCCGTACGAACCCCTTCGAGAGCATTTACCGGGCGGTTTTCCAACTCACCATGCGAGTAGTTGGTGCACACGAGATTGCGGACAACCCAAAATTGCTCGAAGAGACACTCAACCTCTTCGAGTATATTGAGGCTAGTACTACAGCCACATCCATCATACTTCCAAAGTTTCCTTCGCCCGCCGTATTAAAGCGCACATACGCAGGAGCTCGTTTGTATATGATAATCGAGAATATCGTCAAGCGGCGAGCGGCGAGCGACGAAAAGCACGACGACGCTCTGCAGTACCTGTTGGATCAGGGCGACAGGACACACAAGATCGTAGAGTTTATTGTTGGTGCCTTGTTCGCCGGTCTGCTCAACAGCGGCATCAACGCAGCTTGGGTGCTGTGCTACCTTGCTACCTCTGCCGAGTGGCTCACCAAGGCCCGAGACGAAGTCTGTGCAGTTGCAGCAAAATACGCACGGAATCCTACCGCGCCGTTGCGCTATCAGCTTGACGACGTTCCACTGGAGGCATGGGAGACCGATTTTCCTATTGTCGACCTGTGCTTGAAGGATTCAATCCGCATCAACCTCCTCGGCACAGCTTTCCGCAAGAACATCAGCGGTCAACCGCTTCCTACTGGCAAGGGCATGGAAGTCATCCCACCCAACGCAGTCGTCACTTACGCAACCGCCGACGTCCACCAAGACCCTTCCATCTACCCGAACCCCGAAGTCTGGGATCCTGCACGCTACCTCCCAGGTCGTGAGGAGGACAAGAAGGTGCCACACGCTTGGCTTGGCTGGGGCGTGGGAAGGCATCCGTGTGCGGGTATGCGATTCGCCAAACTCGAGCAGAACATCATTACGGCGTACTTCCTGGCAAGCTTTGACTTTAGCTTGGAGAATGAGAGCGGCAAAACATTAAGTGTGCCGCCTAAGGTGGACCAGAACGGTCATTCTGCGTCTAAGCCAAAGAATCCACCTTACCTAAGGGTGAGTTCAAGAGAGAAATAG